One window of Halopelagius longus genomic DNA carries:
- the samp2 gene encoding ubiquitin-like small modifier protein SAMP2 yields the protein MQVTVEVVGEETREVEVGDDGTYADLIRAVDLSPHEVSVLVEGAPVPEDQPVEAPEVKVLRLIKGG from the coding sequence ATGCAGGTGACCGTCGAAGTCGTCGGGGAGGAGACGCGCGAGGTGGAGGTCGGCGACGACGGAACGTACGCCGACCTGATCCGCGCGGTGGACCTCAGTCCCCACGAGGTGTCCGTCCTCGTGGAGGGCGCTCCCGTCCCCGAGGACCAACCCGTCGAAGCGCCGGAAGTGAAGGTTCTCAGGCTCATCAAGGGCGGATGA
- a CDS encoding replication factor C small subunit, with the protein MSEAAESDSAPAGREIWIEKYRPQTLDDVYGQEDIVGRLKSYIEQDDLPHLLFAGPAGIGKTTCATAIARAIYGDDWRGNFLELNASDQRGIDVVRDRIKNFARSSFGGYDYRVIFLDEADSLTSDAQSALRRTMEQFSDNTRFILSCNYSSKIIDPIQSRCAVFRFSPLSDDAVRSQVEDIAENEDIELTEDGLDALVYAAGGDMRRAINSLQAAATTGDVVDEEAVYMITSTARPEDIEEMVTAAIDGDFLGARSKLETLLVDTGMAGGDIIDQLHRSVWDFDLDERATVRLMERIGEADYRITEGANEQVQLEALLASLAGASEQ; encoded by the coding sequence ATGAGCGAGGCCGCAGAGTCCGACTCCGCCCCCGCGGGCCGAGAGATCTGGATAGAGAAGTACCGCCCGCAGACGCTTGACGACGTGTACGGGCAGGAAGACATCGTGGGGCGTCTGAAGTCCTACATCGAACAGGACGACCTTCCCCATCTGCTCTTCGCCGGGCCGGCGGGCATCGGCAAGACGACCTGTGCGACGGCCATCGCGCGCGCCATCTACGGCGACGACTGGCGCGGCAACTTCCTCGAACTGAACGCCTCGGACCAACGCGGCATCGACGTGGTGCGCGACCGGATCAAGAACTTCGCGCGTTCGTCGTTCGGCGGGTACGACTACCGCGTCATCTTCTTAGACGAGGCCGACTCGCTGACCTCGGACGCCCAGTCGGCGCTCCGCCGGACGATGGAGCAGTTCTCCGACAACACCCGCTTCATCCTCTCGTGTAACTACTCCTCGAAGATCATCGACCCCATCCAGTCGCGGTGCGCCGTCTTCCGCTTCTCTCCGCTCTCGGACGACGCCGTCCGGTCGCAAGTGGAGGACATCGCCGAGAACGAGGACATCGAACTCACCGAGGACGGACTGGACGCCCTCGTCTACGCCGCGGGCGGCGACATGCGCCGCGCCATCAACTCCCTGCAGGCGGCGGCGACGACGGGCGACGTGGTGGACGAGGAGGCGGTGTACATGATAACCTCCACGGCCCGCCCCGAGGACATAGAGGAGATGGTCACCGCCGCCATCGACGGCGACTTCCTCGGCGCGCGGTCGAAGTTGGAGACGCTCCTCGTCGACACGGGGATGGCCGGCGGCGACATCATCGACCAACTCCACCGCTCGGTGTGGGACTTCGACTTGGACGAACGGGCGACGGTTCGCCTGATGGAACGCATCGGCGAGGCGGACTACCGAATCACCGAGGGCGCGAACGAACAGGTGCAACTCGAAGCGTTGCTGGCGTCCCTCGCGGGCGCGTCGGAGCAGTAA
- a CDS encoding TspO/MBR family protein — protein sequence METREAVPGRSIGEWIAWVGLSLLAGVVGNALSGTAVRTWYPTLAEPWFAPPDWVFGPVWIALYVLMGTAAFLASRSGDDRTRAALAAFFVQLLLNAAWSGAFFGLRSPAFGLAVVVPLLVAVAATTGLFARIDRRAAALMVPYLLWTAFATALNYRFWVLN from the coding sequence ATGGAGACGCGCGAGGCGGTCCCCGGCCGGTCGATAGGCGAGTGGATAGCGTGGGTCGGGCTGTCGTTGCTGGCGGGCGTCGTCGGAAACGCTCTCTCGGGGACGGCGGTCCGGACGTGGTATCCGACGCTCGCGGAACCGTGGTTCGCGCCGCCGGACTGGGTGTTCGGCCCCGTCTGGATAGCGCTGTACGTCCTGATGGGGACGGCGGCGTTTCTGGCGTCCCGGTCGGGAGACGACCGAACGCGCGCCGCACTCGCCGCCTTCTTCGTCCAACTGCTGTTGAACGCCGCGTGGTCGGGGGCGTTCTTCGGCCTCCGGTCGCCGGCGTTCGGACTCGCCGTCGTCGTCCCTCTGCTCGTTGCCGTCGCCGCGACGACCGGACTGTTCGCCCGCATCGACCGACGCGCGGCGGCGCTGATGGTCCCGTACCTCCTGTGGACGGCGTTCGCCACCGCCCTCAACTACCGGTTCTGGGTGCTGAACTGA